Proteins encoded within one genomic window of Acidobacteriota bacterium:
- a CDS encoding carbon monoxide dehydrogenase subunit G: protein MKLKGSYTFDAPRQAVWEALLDPKVIAKIMPGCERLEKTEDDTYKGALNVKVGPVQGKFQGMVQLSNLSEPESYDMSVDGRGPSGFIKGEGHITLEDAEEEGKTTLGYSVDANVGGRIAGVGQRLLDTTARSITRQSLETLEQVIQARSRGGSEDEVKGASSTRMAAGVAKDVVKDMFSKKKKEE, encoded by the coding sequence ATGAAGTTAAAAGGAAGCTACACTTTTGACGCTCCCCGGCAGGCGGTTTGGGAGGCGCTTCTCGACCCCAAGGTGATCGCCAAGATCATGCCCGGCTGCGAGCGTCTGGAGAAAACCGAGGACGATACCTACAAGGGCGCCCTCAACGTCAAGGTCGGACCCGTGCAAGGCAAGTTCCAGGGCATGGTTCAGCTCAGCAACCTGAGCGAACCCGAGAGCTACGACATGAGCGTGGACGGACGGGGCCCCAGCGGATTCATCAAGGGCGAGGGACATATCACCCTGGAGGACGCCGAAGAGGAAGGCAAGACCACCTTGGGATACAGTGTGGACGCCAATGTGGGCGGACGCATCGCAGGGGTGGGACAACGCCTGCTCGACACCACCGCACGTTCCATCACCCGTCAGAGCCTGGAAACGCTCGAGCAGGTCATTCAGGCCCGCAGCCGAGGCGGCTCGGAAGACGAAGTGAAAGGCGCTTCATCCACCCGCATGGCAGCCGGCGTGGCCAAGGACGTGGTCAAGGACATGTTCTCGAAGAAGAAAAAAGAAGAATGA
- a CDS encoding (2Fe-2S)-binding protein, translating to MKVSLTVNGTRYQRDIEPRMLLVHFLREELGLTGTNIGCDTSQCGACTVHMEGRSLKSCTCLAVQAEGREITTIEGLAQDGALHPMQEAFWEKHGLQCGYCTPGMIMAAAAFLKDHPDPSEREIRHGLEGNLCRCTGYQNIVAAVQEAARQRKGGNS from the coding sequence ATGAAAGTCTCCCTCACCGTTAACGGCACCCGCTACCAGCGCGACATCGAACCCCGCATGTTGCTGGTCCACTTCCTGCGCGAGGAATTGGGGCTGACGGGCACCAACATCGGCTGCGACACCAGCCAATGCGGGGCCTGCACCGTCCACATGGAGGGCCGCTCCCTCAAGTCCTGCACCTGTTTGGCCGTGCAGGCCGAGGGACGCGAAATCACTACCATCGAAGGCCTGGCCCAGGACGGCGCGCTGCATCCCATGCAGGAAGCCTTCTGGGAAAAGCATGGATTGCAATGCGGCTATTGCACGCCTGGAATGATCATGGCGGCGGCGGCCTTTCTCAAGGACCATCCCGACCCCAGCGAGCGAGAAATCCGCCATGGACTGGAAGGCAACCTGTGCCGCTGCACCGGCTACCAGAACATCGTGGCCGCGGTCCAGGAAGCCGCCCGCCAGAGGAAGGGAGGAAACTCATGA
- a CDS encoding molybdopterin cofactor-binding domain-containing protein: protein MSTRIFGSGIKRREDPRLITGKALYTDDMVLPGTLHMAVVRSPHAHARIMNIDVEAARKAPGVAAVYTGKDVDCAPVPCAWLVPDSDLKTPDHPALATRKVRYVGDAVAVVLAENRYQAEDAADLVEVEYKPLQPIIDPEKATQDDAPRVHGGVRNNIAFRWVASSGDEEIEKAFQEADVVVSERIVQQRLLPTAMEPRAAMAQYNEASGEMTVWCSSQNPHIHRHAMGLVLEIPDHKLRVVAEEVGGGFGSKIPVYADEILVAWAARKLGRPVKWTETRSENYLATIHGRDHVEYVDLAAKKDGTMVAIRGKVYAGMGAYLSTAGPGVPTILHGLMYSNVYRFEHARCESIGVFTTATPTDAYRGAGRPEAIFLVERLVDKLAAQLDMDPVELRRKNLIPPFEDGYDVATGLTYDSGNYQATLDKALQKAGYEDFRQMQKEARQEGRLVGIGVTTYAEICGLGPSQVAGATGFQGGLWESCIVRVSATGKVQVMIGSNPHGQGEETTFAQIVSQELGFPVEDIEVVHGDTDRTPMGWGTYGSRTTPVSGAALALATRKLKEKCKALAAHLLEAAQDDIVYEDGKFFVKGSPDEHKTIQDLALMATVAWDLPEGMDPGLEASQFYDPPNFVYPFGCHIAVVEVEAETGHIELKRYIAVDDCGPQINPVIVAGQVHGGVVQGIGQTLFEGAFYDEQGQLLTGSMMDYTVPRADMFPQLELDHTETPSPHHPLGVKGVGETGTIASTVTVYNAVIDALRPLGVEQIDMPMTPPRVWKAIQQAGGS, encoded by the coding sequence ATGAGCACCCGCATCTTCGGTTCGGGAATCAAGCGCCGCGAAGATCCCCGCCTCATTACCGGCAAGGCCCTCTACACGGACGACATGGTGCTGCCCGGCACCCTTCACATGGCCGTCGTGCGCTCGCCTCACGCCCACGCCCGCATCATGAATATCGACGTCGAGGCCGCCCGCAAGGCGCCCGGCGTGGCGGCCGTCTACACGGGCAAGGACGTCGATTGCGCGCCGGTCCCCTGTGCCTGGCTGGTTCCCGATTCCGACCTGAAGACGCCCGACCATCCCGCCCTGGCCACCCGCAAAGTCCGCTACGTGGGGGACGCCGTGGCCGTGGTGCTGGCCGAGAACCGCTATCAGGCCGAGGACGCGGCTGATCTGGTGGAGGTCGAGTACAAGCCCCTGCAACCCATCATCGACCCCGAAAAAGCCACTCAGGACGACGCCCCCAGAGTCCACGGCGGAGTCAGAAACAACATCGCTTTCCGCTGGGTGGCGTCCAGCGGCGACGAGGAGATCGAAAAGGCCTTCCAGGAAGCCGACGTGGTGGTCTCAGAACGCATCGTGCAGCAGCGCCTGCTGCCCACCGCCATGGAACCGCGGGCCGCCATGGCCCAGTACAACGAGGCTTCGGGAGAGATGACGGTGTGGTGCAGCAGCCAGAATCCCCATATCCACCGTCACGCCATGGGGCTGGTGCTGGAGATCCCCGATCACAAGCTTCGGGTAGTGGCTGAAGAAGTGGGAGGAGGCTTCGGCAGCAAGATTCCGGTCTATGCCGACGAGATCCTGGTGGCTTGGGCGGCCCGCAAGCTGGGGCGTCCCGTCAAGTGGACGGAAACCCGCAGCGAGAACTACCTGGCCACCATCCACGGACGCGATCACGTCGAGTACGTGGATCTGGCCGCCAAGAAGGACGGCACCATGGTGGCCATCCGGGGCAAGGTCTACGCCGGCATGGGCGCCTACCTGTCCACGGCCGGACCCGGCGTCCCCACCATCCTTCACGGCCTCATGTACAGCAACGTCTATCGCTTCGAGCACGCCCGCTGCGAGTCCATCGGCGTCTTTACCACCGCCACCCCCACCGACGCCTACCGGGGCGCCGGGCGTCCCGAGGCCATCTTTCTGGTGGAACGGCTGGTCGACAAGCTGGCCGCCCAACTCGACATGGACCCCGTGGAACTGCGCCGCAAGAACCTCATCCCGCCCTTTGAGGACGGCTACGACGTAGCCACCGGACTGACCTACGACAGCGGCAACTACCAGGCCACCCTCGACAAGGCTTTGCAGAAGGCGGGCTATGAGGACTTCCGCCAGATGCAAAAAGAGGCCCGTCAAGAAGGCCGCCTTGTCGGCATCGGAGTCACCACCTACGCCGAAATCTGCGGACTCGGCCCCAGTCAGGTGGCTGGAGCCACCGGCTTTCAAGGCGGACTGTGGGAGTCCTGCATCGTGCGCGTTTCGGCCACCGGCAAGGTGCAGGTGATGATCGGCTCCAATCCTCACGGGCAGGGCGAAGAAACCACCTTTGCCCAGATCGTGTCGCAGGAATTGGGCTTCCCGGTGGAAGATATCGAAGTGGTGCACGGCGACACCGACCGAACCCCCATGGGCTGGGGCACCTACGGCAGCCGCACCACGCCGGTTTCAGGCGCCGCCCTGGCACTGGCGACGCGCAAGCTCAAAGAAAAGTGCAAAGCCTTGGCCGCCCACCTTCTGGAAGCGGCCCAGGACGACATCGTCTACGAAGACGGCAAGTTCTTCGTCAAGGGATCGCCCGACGAGCACAAGACCATCCAGGACCTGGCGCTGATGGCCACCGTGGCCTGGGATCTGCCCGAAGGCATGGATCCCGGCCTGGAAGCCAGCCAGTTTTATGATCCGCCCAACTTCGTTTATCCCTTCGGATGCCACATCGCCGTGGTGGAAGTGGAGGCCGAGACCGGGCACATCGAACTCAAGCGCTACATCGCCGTGGACGACTGCGGGCCACAGATCAATCCGGTCATCGTGGCCGGGCAGGTGCACGGCGGCGTGGTTCAGGGGATCGGGCAGACGCTTTTCGAGGGAGCCTTCTACGACGAGCAGGGTCAGCTTTTGACCGGCTCCATGATGGACTACACGGTTCCCCGGGCCGACATGTTTCCCCAGCTCGAACTCGACCACACCGAGACGCCTTCGCCGCATCATCCGCTGGGCGTCAAAGGCGTGGGCGAGACGGGAACCATCGCCAGCACCGTGACCGTCTACAACGCCGTCATCGACGCCTTGCGTCCGCTCGGCGTCGAGCAAATCGACATGCCCATGACGCCCCCACGCGTATGGAAAGCCATTCAGCAGGCGGGAGGAAGCTAG
- a CDS encoding xanthine dehydrogenase family protein subunit M translates to MRPSSIEYQRPETIEEALQMLASGDAKPLAGGHSLIPAMNLRLAQPGKLVDIGRLDDLRQIAADGDSLRVGALATHASIASSADVRTHCPALASAASRIGDPQVRNWGTLGGNLAHADPASDPPAVVLASQATIHLLGPGGRRSVTAEDFFLGLFETDLKAGELLFAVEIPSLAGKKNAYAKLAHPASRYALVGVCVVLEMEGRQCSSARVAVTGAVPNATRSQAAEQALEGTSLDEQALNAAAQAFMDDLGDDVMDDLHAPRDYRRAMCGVYLKRAVRSALDS, encoded by the coding sequence ATGCGGCCATCATCCATCGAGTACCAACGCCCTGAAACCATCGAGGAGGCACTCCAAATGCTGGCCTCGGGGGACGCCAAGCCACTGGCGGGAGGGCACAGCCTCATCCCGGCCATGAATCTTCGCCTGGCCCAACCCGGCAAACTGGTCGACATCGGACGCCTGGACGACTTGCGCCAGATCGCCGCCGACGGCGATTCCCTGCGCGTCGGCGCTTTGGCCACCCACGCCTCCATCGCCTCCTCGGCGGACGTCCGCACTCACTGCCCGGCCCTGGCCTCGGCCGCTTCGCGCATCGGAGACCCCCAGGTGCGCAACTGGGGAACCCTGGGCGGAAACCTGGCTCACGCCGACCCCGCCTCCGACCCCCCGGCGGTGGTGCTGGCCTCCCAGGCCACCATCCATCTGCTGGGTCCTGGAGGCCGGCGTTCGGTGACCGCCGAGGACTTCTTTCTCGGCCTCTTCGAGACCGACCTCAAGGCGGGCGAGTTGCTTTTCGCTGTGGAAATCCCCAGCCTGGCGGGCAAGAAAAACGCCTACGCCAAACTGGCTCACCCCGCCTCCCGCTACGCCCTGGTGGGCGTTTGCGTGGTGCTGGAGATGGAGGGCCGCCAGTGCTCCTCGGCCCGCGTCGCCGTCACCGGAGCCGTCCCCAATGCCACTCGCTCCCAGGCCGCTGAGCAGGCCCTGGAGGGAACCTCCCTCGACGAACAGGCCCTCAACGCTGCGGCTCAGGCCTTCATGGACGATCTGGGCGACGACGTCATGGACGATCTGCACGCACCCCGCGACTATCGACGGGCCATGTGCGGCGTCTACCTCAAACGAGCCGTCCGCAGCGCTTTGGACAGCTAG